The Paenibacillus sp. FSL R7-0204 genome includes a region encoding these proteins:
- a CDS encoding response regulator transcription factor, with amino-acid sequence MKKILVADDDVHIRTLLRHVLTREGYQAIEAGDGREAAARMKEQTVDLAVVDVMMPHMDGLELCAYIRENYDIPVILLTARQQLSDKEQGYLHGTDDYVTKPFEPEELIFRIKALFRRYSIASDDRIRLNSLVIDRKNYEISDGTEVLLLPVKEFELLAQLAQYPGRLFTRGELIELVWGADYEGDERTVDVHIKRLRQRFSEYQNDFIIRTVRGIGYKVDMVNA; translated from the coding sequence TTGAAAAAGATACTGGTAGCCGACGACGATGTTCATATCCGCACGCTGCTGCGGCATGTTCTTACCAGAGAGGGATATCAAGCGATAGAAGCCGGAGACGGGCGGGAAGCGGCGGCGCGCATGAAGGAGCAGACGGTCGATCTGGCGGTGGTGGATGTGATGATGCCGCATATGGACGGATTGGAGCTGTGTGCATACATAAGGGAGAACTATGATATTCCCGTTATTCTGCTGACGGCCCGCCAGCAGCTCAGCGATAAGGAGCAGGGCTATCTGCACGGGACGGATGATTATGTGACTAAGCCTTTTGAGCCGGAGGAGCTGATCTTTCGCATCAAGGCCTTGTTCCGCCGTTATTCCATCGCCTCAGATGATCGGATTCGCCTGAATTCGCTAGTGATAGACCGTAAGAATTACGAGATCAGTGACGGTACAGAGGTGCTGCTGCTGCCGGTGAAGGAGTTCGAGCTGCTGGCCCAGCTGGCCCAATATCCGGGACGCCTGTTCACGCGTGGTGAGCTGATTGAGCTGGTCTGGGGAGCGGACTACGAAGGGGACGAGCGGACGGTGGATGTTCATATCAAGCGCCTGCGTCAGCGGTTCAGCGAATACCAGAATGATTTTATCATCCGCACGGTACGGGGAATTGGCTACAAAGTGGACATGGTGAACGCATGA
- a CDS encoding SDR family oxidoreductase, with amino-acid sequence MTTILITGANGQLGSLILENLRSSIPVGQIIAGVRSVEQATFIREQGIEVRKVNYDLPETLNEAFRGISRLLLISSSHTDDNVRLSQHKRVIDAAKRSGVRHILYTGFAFSGRRTDQSKPDNVHTWTEQAIIDSGLEYTFLRNALYIDFVGVLGLKEALSSGELVTAPGEWKFNSVGRRDLALAAAAVLAEEGAGNRIYELTAPQTWDFGDLAEVLTEVAGNPVVHRQDDGIQHWIYAFMSKLDTASTSGDLERLMGRPVTPLRDSILPFIV; translated from the coding sequence ATGACGACAATATTGATTACGGGAGCAAACGGGCAACTGGGAAGTCTAATTCTGGAGAATCTGCGTAGCAGCATCCCTGTAGGGCAGATCATTGCCGGAGTAAGAAGTGTTGAGCAAGCTACTTTTATCCGGGAGCAGGGAATTGAAGTCCGCAAGGTGAATTATGATCTGCCGGAAACACTGAATGAAGCTTTTCGCGGGATTTCCCGGCTCCTGCTGATCTCCAGCTCGCATACGGATGACAATGTTCGTCTGTCCCAGCATAAGCGGGTGATTGATGCGGCTAAACGAAGCGGTGTGAGGCATATCCTATATACTGGTTTTGCATTCTCAGGGCGGAGAACAGATCAGAGCAAGCCGGATAATGTGCATACATGGACGGAACAGGCGATTATAGACTCCGGGCTGGAATATACCTTTTTGCGCAATGCTCTTTATATTGATTTCGTAGGGGTGCTGGGGCTGAAGGAAGCCCTCTCCAGCGGAGAGCTGGTGACGGCACCGGGAGAATGGAAGTTTAACTCGGTAGGTCGACGGGATCTTGCATTGGCTGCTGCTGCTGTGCTGGCCGAAGAGGGAGCAGGCAACCGGATCTATGAATTGACCGCTCCGCAGACCTGGGATTTTGGCGATCTGGCCGAAGTTCTGACAGAGGTTGCCGGCAATCCGGTGGTGCACCGTCAGGATGACGGAATTCAGCACTGGATCTATGCTTTTATGAGCAAGCTGGATACGGCTTCCACCTCCGGGGATTTGGAGCGGCTTATGGGCAGACCGGTCACCCCACTGAGGGACAGCATTCTGCCTTTTATAGTGTAG
- a CDS encoding MarR family winged helix-turn-helix transcriptional regulator, translating into MDDLQKVVLELPLENRVFFALVGATAGTVAVSEKYWQAQGLNGARIRVLVEIAKEGGAILPSLLAERIAVTKANISLLLTPLEKDGYITRAAHAQDGRKTVISLTEAGKRLLLEQLPGNREAVAEVMNRLDEPELQLLLKLLNKLSRG; encoded by the coding sequence ATGGATGATTTACAAAAGGTTGTGCTTGAGCTGCCGCTTGAAAATAGGGTTTTCTTCGCCTTGGTGGGAGCGACTGCCGGCACTGTGGCCGTCTCGGAGAAATATTGGCAGGCGCAGGGGCTGAACGGGGCAAGAATTCGCGTACTGGTTGAGATTGCGAAGGAAGGAGGGGCGATCCTGCCTTCGCTGCTTGCTGAGCGAATCGCGGTAACCAAAGCCAATATCAGCCTGCTGCTGACTCCGCTGGAGAAGGATGGCTATATTACGCGGGCGGCTCACGCACAGGATGGCCGTAAGACAGTCATTTCGCTGACTGAAGCAGGTAAGCGTCTGCTGCTGGAACAGCTGCCGGGGAACCGGGAAGCAGTTGCGGAGGTAATGAACCGGCTGGATGAGCCGGAGCTGCAGCTGCTGCTGAAGCTGCTGAATAAGCTGAGCAGAGGATAG
- a CDS encoding metallophosphoesterase: MRMLAGAAVMVLVLGLVNVYIGWHLSVLLQAWLPGINTAAYWTVFLVISFSYMIGRVPLPQALRPLGRLFKVIGSYYLACMEFAVIMLPLTDLLYGVLALAGANLSAFVTEAGTTLLVLLAVFLIWGSRNAWSTVVRTHRLKVEKSIGTSVPLTVAVASDLHLGNIVGNRHLRRMVREMNAMNPDIILLAGDVLDDSIEPFLRNGMEQQLKQLKARYGVYAVLGNHEYYGGSIAQYTEVMHSVGIQVLQDEVVETSGVYVVGRKDKTAEAMEAGGRLSVEALLEGLDRSKPILMMDHQPTGFGIASEAGVDVLLSGHTHRGQIAPNHWITRRLFELDWGYLLKNKLHVIVSSGYGTWGPPIRLASRSELIKLELVLEGSRSYGEEKVSPAAKPVLI; encoded by the coding sequence ATGCGGATGCTGGCCGGGGCTGCGGTCATGGTGCTGGTGCTTGGACTGGTGAATGTCTACATTGGATGGCATCTGTCCGTATTGCTCCAGGCATGGCTGCCGGGGATAAATACTGCTGCGTACTGGACTGTCTTTCTTGTCATTTCCTTCTCTTATATGATTGGCCGGGTGCCTCTGCCGCAGGCGCTGAGACCGTTAGGCAGGTTGTTCAAGGTGATCGGCTCTTATTATCTGGCTTGTATGGAGTTCGCCGTGATCATGCTGCCGCTGACCGATCTGCTCTATGGTGTGCTGGCGCTCGCAGGCGCGAATCTCTCCGCATTCGTAACGGAAGCAGGAACTACATTGCTGGTATTGCTCGCCGTCTTCCTGATCTGGGGATCGCGCAATGCCTGGAGTACTGTGGTGCGGACCCACCGGCTTAAGGTGGAAAAATCCATCGGAACCAGCGTTCCGCTGACGGTAGCGGTAGCCTCCGACCTGCATCTGGGCAACATTGTCGGCAACCGCCATCTGCGCAGAATGGTCAGGGAGATGAACGCGATGAACCCGGATATCATTCTGCTGGCCGGAGATGTGCTGGATGACAGCATTGAACCTTTTCTCCGCAATGGGATGGAGCAGCAGCTGAAGCAGCTGAAGGCACGTTATGGGGTCTACGCTGTGCTGGGAAATCACGAATACTACGGCGGATCGATTGCGCAGTATACGGAGGTTATGCATAGTGTCGGCATTCAGGTGTTACAGGATGAAGTGGTGGAGACTTCGGGAGTCTACGTGGTCGGGCGCAAAGACAAGACTGCTGAAGCTATGGAGGCCGGTGGACGGCTCAGCGTGGAAGCTTTACTGGAGGGTCTTGACCGCAGTAAGCCGATCCTGATGATGGATCATCAACCGACTGGCTTTGGCATCGCTTCAGAGGCTGGAGTGGATGTGCTGCTGTCTGGACATACCCACCGGGGGCAGATTGCACCGAATCACTGGATTACCCGGCGCCTGTTCGAACTGGATTGGGGCTATCTGCTCAAAAATAAGCTGCATGTCATCGTCTCGTCCGGCTACGGAACCTGGGGACCGCCGATCCGGCTGGCCAGCCGCTCGGAGCTGATTAAGCTGGAGCTTGTGCTGGAAGGCAGTAGGAGCTATGGTGAAGAAAAGGTGTCACCTGCGGCTAAGCCTGTTCTAATCTAA
- a CDS encoding HIT domain-containing protein encodes MDCLGCRIANGLEPDLNIVYENEYITCVLDIDPFNEGHTLILPKKHYWDVDEMDAKTAHAVMETSQKLSALLKRLYQPDGIRIIADGGKFNDLTHYHMHVLPRYEGDGLLWGEPLRPDGAGERLGETRRRMVEALAEKKPMLKKAMDTLEFLSQDAAARVAYDAGMKALSDEHSRIESAEAKGRTETSKEIAIKLLDRGIDLQTISEATSLPVEEIKGLRQ; translated from the coding sequence ATGGATTGCCTGGGGTGCAGAATTGCGAACGGGCTTGAGCCTGACCTGAATATCGTCTATGAGAATGAATATATCACCTGTGTACTCGATATCGATCCCTTCAATGAAGGCCATACCCTGATTCTGCCCAAAAAGCACTATTGGGACGTCGATGAGATGGATGCGAAGACTGCACATGCTGTTATGGAGACTTCACAAAAGCTCTCCGCCTTGCTCAAACGTCTATACCAGCCGGACGGGATCAGAATCATTGCCGACGGCGGTAAATTCAATGATCTGACCCACTATCATATGCATGTGCTTCCCCGGTATGAGGGGGACGGGCTACTGTGGGGAGAGCCGCTGCGCCCGGACGGAGCCGGGGAACGGCTGGGCGAGACGAGACGGAGAATGGTAGAAGCGTTGGCGGAGAAAAAACCTATGCTGAAAAAAGCGATGGACACGCTAGAGTTTCTGAGCCAGGACGCCGCAGCGCGAGTGGCTTATGATGCCGGGATGAAGGCGCTGAGCGATGAGCATTCCCGTATTGAAAGTGCCGAAGCAAAGGGTAGAACGGAGACAAGTAAAGAAATTGCTATTAAACTTCTAGACCGCGGTATAGACCTGCAAACCATTTCCGAAGCCACCAGCTTACCGGTAGAAGAAATCAAGGGACTAAGACAATAA
- a CDS encoding bacteriohemerythrin — protein MISWKDSYDIGVEKIDCQHRQLLVKLNDFFEACSNQQGKEKIEETLKFLKDYTVEHFGSEEQLMKDISFPELSEHQKTHAEFVQTVLDLEESIKNKGVSVLSTIKLNRTLTDWLINHIHKCDKLIGECIAAKGNQAV, from the coding sequence ATGATTAGCTGGAAGGATTCGTATGATATCGGAGTAGAAAAGATTGATTGTCAGCACAGACAGCTGCTGGTGAAGCTGAATGATTTTTTTGAAGCCTGCAGCAACCAGCAGGGCAAAGAAAAAATCGAAGAAACGCTGAAGTTCCTCAAGGACTATACCGTGGAGCATTTCGGCAGTGAAGAGCAGCTGATGAAGGATATCAGCTTCCCGGAGCTGTCGGAACACCAGAAGACGCACGCTGAGTTCGTGCAGACTGTGCTTGATCTGGAAGAGAGTATTAAGAACAAAGGGGTATCGGTCTTATCCACCATTAAGCTGAACCGGACGCTGACAGACTGGCTAATTAATCACATTCACAAGTGTGACAAACTGATTGGGGAATGCATCGCTGCAAAGGGCAACCAGGCGGTCTAA
- a CDS encoding NUDIX hydrolase translates to MPNQPVTDPNGLNEEQFLKNYNVGSYERPSVTVDMLIFTVMEQEQDNYRKLADKSLQLLLIQRGEHPFLGQWALPGGFVGISESVEEAARRELYSETNIDNIYMEQLYTWGDVDRDPRMRVISCSYMALVDRKALDVQAGDDAAAAAWFDVSYHILETRREVLEQDVRQETLVEIILESEQEKLSGVVKLTETIQGHVRQVSREIVRSTGFSFDHLLMVQYAIERLRGKAEYTDIIFNLMPPLFTLSELQRVYEIILGKELLAAAFRRKIAERVIETDQSTRDAGHRPSKLYRYNREWNLF, encoded by the coding sequence ATGCCAAATCAACCAGTCACCGACCCCAACGGCTTAAACGAGGAGCAATTCCTGAAAAACTATAATGTTGGCAGCTACGAACGTCCGTCTGTCACCGTCGATATGCTGATTTTCACTGTAATGGAGCAGGAGCAGGATAACTACCGCAAGCTGGCGGATAAGTCCTTGCAGCTCTTGCTGATTCAGCGCGGGGAGCATCCTTTTCTGGGACAGTGGGCCTTGCCGGGAGGGTTCGTGGGGATCAGTGAGAGCGTAGAAGAAGCTGCCCGCCGGGAGCTGTACAGCGAGACTAATATCGATAATATCTACATGGAGCAGCTGTATACCTGGGGCGATGTAGACCGTGATCCGCGGATGCGGGTGATCAGCTGCTCCTACATGGCGCTAGTGGACCGCAAGGCTCTGGACGTACAAGCAGGGGATGATGCAGCCGCAGCTGCCTGGTTCGACGTTTCGTACCACATTCTGGAGACCCGCCGCGAGGTGCTGGAGCAGGACGTCCGCCAGGAGACACTGGTGGAGATTATACTGGAGAGTGAGCAGGAGAAGCTAAGCGGGGTCGTCAAGCTTACCGAGACGATTCAAGGGCATGTCCGGCAGGTCAGCCGTGAGATCGTGCGCAGCACAGGGTTTTCTTTTGACCATCTGCTCATGGTGCAGTATGCCATCGAACGTCTGCGCGGCAAGGCGGAATATACCGATATTATCTTCAATCTCATGCCGCCGTTGTTCACCTTGTCCGAGCTGCAGCGCGTGTATGAGATTATCCTCGGCAAAGAGCTGCTCGCCGCCGCCTTCCGCCGCAAAATCGCAGAGCGGGTCATTGAGACGGATCAGAGCACCCGGGATGCCGGACACCGTCCCTCGAAGCTGTACCGGTATAACCGGGAATGGAATTTATTTTGA
- a CDS encoding cation diffusion facilitator family transporter, translating to MENYSDIKQSEKGAWLSLLAYILLSAVKLFIGTVSGSQALLADGLNNSTDIIASLAILTGLRISRRPPDSNHSYGHFRAETVAALVASFIMIAVGFQVLYQGVNKFIQPVLETPDLIAAWTAAACAVVMIAVYRYNIRLARNLNSNAMHAVAQDNRSDALVSMGAFVGIIGSQFGIPWLDPLTATIVGLLICKTAWDIFRKATHDLTDGFDAGKLALMKQTVAEIEGVESIKDIKARIHGNNVLVDTTVLVDSSLNVVQSHDITEEIEDQLKDRHQVSTVLVHIEPM from the coding sequence TTGGAAAATTACAGTGATATCAAACAAAGTGAAAAAGGAGCATGGCTAAGTCTATTAGCGTACATACTCTTATCTGCTGTCAAATTATTCATAGGAACGGTGTCGGGCTCTCAGGCTCTCCTGGCTGACGGACTGAATAACAGCACCGACATTATTGCTTCTCTGGCCATCCTGACCGGGCTTAGGATTTCCCGCAGACCCCCGGATTCCAACCATAGCTATGGTCATTTCAGAGCAGAGACAGTTGCCGCACTGGTCGCCTCTTTTATCATGATTGCCGTAGGCTTCCAAGTGCTCTATCAGGGTGTGAACAAATTCATTCAGCCTGTGCTGGAGACCCCTGATCTGATTGCCGCGTGGACGGCAGCTGCCTGTGCTGTGGTTATGATTGCAGTCTACCGTTACAACATCAGGCTTGCCCGCAACCTGAACAGCAATGCAATGCATGCAGTGGCGCAGGATAACCGTTCGGATGCACTGGTCAGCATGGGAGCCTTCGTCGGCATTATCGGCTCACAGTTCGGAATTCCCTGGTTAGATCCGCTCACAGCCACGATTGTCGGACTGCTGATCTGCAAGACGGCCTGGGATATTTTCCGCAAAGCTACACACGACCTCACCGACGGCTTCGATGCCGGTAAGCTTGCGCTGATGAAGCAGACGGTAGCTGAGATTGAAGGCGTGGAGTCGATTAAGGATATCAAAGCCCGTATTCACGGTAATAATGTGCTGGTCGATACTACAGTGCTGGTGGATTCCAGTCTGAATGTGGTGCAGAGTCACGATATTACGGAGGAGATCGAGGATCAGCTTAAGGACCGTCATCAGGTCTCTACCGTACTTGTCCATATCGAACCGATGTGA
- a CDS encoding ferritin: MKEQLMNTLNEQMNFEFYSAHVYLAMAAYCSGESLDGFANFFLVQAEEERFHAMKIYKFLNDRDYRATLAAMPEPNNEYSSMLDAFEHAFAHEQQNTKKFYHLADLALDEREHATIYFLKWFIDEQVEEEALFSNIIAKLKRIETDSNAFYMLDAEFAARSFTPPAE; this comes from the coding sequence ATGAAAGAGCAATTAATGAACACGCTTAATGAACAAATGAATTTCGAATTCTATTCTGCTCACGTCTATCTTGCGATGGCTGCGTATTGTTCCGGTGAGAGCCTGGACGGATTCGCCAATTTCTTTCTGGTGCAGGCTGAAGAAGAACGGTTCCATGCCATGAAGATCTACAAATTCCTGAATGACCGCGATTACCGGGCCACCCTTGCGGCGATGCCTGAACCGAACAATGAGTATAGCTCCATGTTGGATGCGTTCGAGCATGCCTTCGCACATGAGCAGCAGAATACGAAGAAATTCTATCATCTGGCGGATCTGGCCCTGGATGAACGGGAGCATGCGACGATCTATTTCCTGAAATGGTTCATTGATGAGCAGGTGGAAGAAGAGGCGCTCTTCAGCAACATTATCGCCAAGCTCAAACGGATCGAAACCGACAGCAATGCCTTCTATATGCTGGATGCAGAATTTGCAGCACGTTCGTTCACTCCTCCAGCGGAGTAG
- the nagZ gene encoding beta-N-acetylhexosaminidase, protein MKWFSRNKIKNNSTRRALLLLAASACLLLASGCEENENSAQVSTDTGSTPVSASTSPAAVQTPAATEAPATPSPAATATPDPVSLKLAGMTLEEKIGQMLLVGIQGKTTGADARKMIAEDKVGGIILYSGNVGSLKELVQLTNALKQSNAGNSAPLFMSVDQEGGKVSRLPADYAAFPSNAAVGKGDDAAAAGTMGELLARAVKSSGFNMDFAPVLDINSNPDNPVIGDRSFGNSAELVTRLGIAEMQGLEREGVIPVVKHYPGHGDTSVDSHLELPVINKTETQLAELEWLPFQAAIREKADAVMVAHILYPKLDPDKPASLSPVIIGQQLRGLMGYEGVVITDDMTMGAIIKNYSLPAAAVESVLAGSDILLVAHEYKNEQTVRAALLDSVKNGSISEARIDESVYRILALKAKYQLTDEAVPLPDLAGLNSDIQAWRKPYQQNK, encoded by the coding sequence ATGAAATGGTTCAGCCGTAATAAAATAAAAAATAATTCCACCCGCCGCGCACTACTCCTGCTCGCAGCCTCCGCCTGCCTGCTTCTGGCAAGCGGCTGTGAGGAGAATGAAAATTCCGCGCAGGTTAGCACCGATACCGGCTCCACCCCGGTATCGGCGTCAACCTCTCCGGCTGCTGTACAGACGCCTGCGGCAACCGAAGCTCCAGCGACTCCGTCACCAGCGGCCACGGCCACCCCTGACCCCGTCTCCCTGAAGCTCGCCGGAATGACCCTGGAGGAGAAAATCGGGCAGATGCTGCTGGTCGGCATCCAAGGCAAAACAACAGGTGCTGATGCGCGGAAGATGATTGCCGAAGATAAGGTGGGCGGAATCATTCTGTATTCGGGTAATGTCGGCAGCCTGAAGGAGCTGGTGCAGCTGACCAACGCCTTGAAGCAGAGTAATGCGGGGAATTCTGCACCGCTGTTCATGAGTGTCGATCAGGAAGGCGGCAAGGTCAGCCGTCTCCCCGCTGACTATGCCGCCTTCCCTTCGAACGCTGCTGTCGGCAAGGGAGACGATGCCGCCGCTGCCGGAACAATGGGCGAACTGCTTGCCCGGGCGGTGAAATCCTCCGGCTTCAATATGGACTTCGCGCCGGTCCTCGACATCAACAGCAACCCGGATAATCCGGTGATTGGTGACCGTTCCTTCGGCAACAGCGCAGAGCTTGTCACCCGGCTTGGCATTGCCGAGATGCAGGGACTTGAGCGTGAAGGCGTAATTCCCGTGGTTAAGCATTATCCCGGCCATGGCGATACTTCTGTAGACTCCCATCTGGAGCTGCCTGTGATCAACAAGACGGAGACCCAGCTGGCAGAACTGGAATGGCTGCCATTCCAGGCAGCGATCCGGGAGAAGGCCGATGCTGTAATGGTGGCCCATATCCTGTATCCGAAGCTCGACCCGGACAAGCCTGCCTCTCTGTCCCCAGTGATTATCGGCCAGCAGCTCCGCGGGCTGATGGGATACGAAGGTGTAGTCATTACGGATGACATGACCATGGGCGCAATCATTAAGAATTACAGCCTCCCAGCTGCGGCAGTAGAATCTGTATTGGCCGGCAGCGATATCCTGCTGGTCGCCCATGAATACAAGAATGAACAAACCGTTCGCGCCGCGCTGCTGGACAGCGTCAAGAACGGCAGTATCTCCGAAGCACGGATTGACGAGAGTGTCTACCGTATTCTGGCGCTGAAAGCCAAGTATCAGTTAACGGACGAGGCAGTGCCCTTGCCTGATCTCGCCGGATTGAACAGTGACATCCAGGCTTGGCGTAAGCCGTATCAGCAGAACAAGTAG